A window of Ictalurus furcatus strain D&B chromosome 18, Billie_1.0, whole genome shotgun sequence contains these coding sequences:
- the aldocb gene encoding fructose-bisphosphate aldolase C-B, producing the protein MTHQYPALSPEQKKELQEIAQRIVAPGKGILAADESTGSMAKRLNPIGVENTEENRRLYRQLLFTADERIDSCIGGVIFFHETLYQNADDGTPFAKMIKDRGIVVGIKVDKGVVPLAGTNGETTTQGLDGLSERCAQYKKDGADFAKWRCVLKISETTPSELAIMENANVLARYASICQQNGIVPIVEPEILPDGDHDLKRCQYVTEKVLAACYKALSDHHVYLEGTLLKPNMVTAGHSCPTKFSNEEIAMATVTALRRTVPPAVTGVTFLSGGQSEEEATVNLNAINTCPLTKPWALTFSYGRALQASALNAWRGVKGNTKAATEEFIKRAEANGLAAKGKYVSSGTSGAAGQSLYVANHAY; encoded by the exons ATGACGCACCAGTACCCAGCACTCAGCCCCGAGCAGaagaaggagctgcaggaaaTCGCCCAGCGCATCGTCGCGCCCGGCAAAGGCATCCTGGCTGCGGACGAGTCCACAG GAAGTATGGCCAAGCGCCTGAACCCCATCGGCGTTGAGAACACCGAGGAGAACCGCCGTCTGTATCGCCAGCTCCTCTTCACGGCCGATGAGCGCATAGACTCCTGCATTGGCGGCGTCATCTTCTTCCACGAGACCCTTTACCAGAACGCGGACGATGGCACTCCTTTCGCCAAGATGATCAAGGACAGGGGCATTGTCGTGGGCATTAAG GTCGACAAAGGTGTCGTTCCTCTGGCGGGGACCAACGGTGAAACCACAACGCAGG GGTTGGACGGCCTGTCTGAACGCTGCGCCCAGTATAAGAAGGACGGCGCTGACTTCGCTAAGTGGCGTTGTGTGCTGAAGATCAGCGAGACCACTCCCTCCGAGTTGGCGATCATGGAGAACGCCAACGTCCTGGCTCGCTATGCAAGCATCTGCCAGCAG AACGGCATCGTGCCCATCGTGGAGCCGGAGATCCTGCCTGACGGAGATCATGACCTCAAGCGTTGCCAGTACGTCACTGAGAAG gtcctTGCTGCCTGCTACAAGGCTCTGTCTGACCATCACGTCTACCTGGAGGGCACACTGCTCAAACCCAACATGGTGACTGCCGGACACTCCTGCCCCACCAAATTCTCCAATGAGGAGATCGCCATGGCAACAGTCACCGCCCTGCGCCGCACCGTTCCTCCAGCAGTCACAG GCGTAACCTTCCTGTCTGGAGGACAGAGTGAAGAGGAGGCAACCGTCAACCTGAATGCCATCAACACCTGCCCCCTGACCAAGCCATGGGCGCTCACCTTCTCCTACGGCCGTGCTCTGCAGGCTTCAGCCCTGAACGCCTGGCGCGGGGTCAAGGGGAACACGAAAGCCGCCACCGAGGAGTTCATCAAGCGCGCCGAG GCTAACGGCCTGGCCGCTAAGGGAAAGTACGTGTCCAGCGGAACTTCCGGCGCTGCGGGACAGTCTCTGTACGTGGCCAACCACGCCTACTAA